In one Pangasianodon hypophthalmus isolate fPanHyp1 chromosome 22, fPanHyp1.pri, whole genome shotgun sequence genomic region, the following are encoded:
- the LOC113541258 gene encoding gamma-aminobutyric acid receptor subunit rho-3, with translation MRLILLSLRVLCLACLWPVTLLNHRHPNRRKNKDVYLGEHAKNKHLGRIDYRLKKQDSTKSLLIKTEQLLRIEEHDFAMRPGFGGSAIPVGIDVQVESLDSISEVNMDFTMTLYLRHYWKDERLAFPSLNNLSRTFDARLVKKIWVPDVFFVHSKRSFIHDTTMENIMLRVYPDGNVLYSVRITVTAQCSMDFSSFPLDTQNCSLELESYAYNENDLMLYWKNGNDSLRTDEIVLSQFFIEEFNPSNGLAFYSSTGWYNRLYINFILRRHIFFFMLQTYFPTMLMVVLSWVSFWIDRRAVPARVSLGITTVLTMSTIITGVSASMPQVSYVKAVDIYLWVSFLFVFLSVIEYAAVNYFTTVEEMKKMKKGKLSRFDASQAMAFDGCFHDNDIELSTFPQLTDLGVEPPVSSQNSSVPEAPPALGTRLRKTQPLCFHLQLLMSNSYMIDSYSRILFPLAYLTFNIIYWSIYT, from the exons CCGGATTGACTACAGGCTAAAAAAGCAGGACAGCACCAAGTCGCTCCTGATCAAAACCGAGCAGCTGCTGAGGATCGAGGAACACGACTTTGCCATGCGACCGGGATTCGGAG GCTCTGCCATTCCCGTGGGCATCGACGTACAGGTGGAGAGTTTAGACAGCATCTCAGAGGTCAACATG GACTTCACCATGACTCTCTACCTGAGGCACTACTGGAAAGACGAGCGTCTGGCTTTTCCCTCTCTTAACAACCTGAGCCGCACGTTCGACGCCCGGCTGGTGAAGAAGATCTGGGTGCCTGATGTCTTCTTTGTCCACTCAAAGCGCTCGTTCATTCATGACACCACCATGGAGAACATCATGCTGAGGGTTTACCCAGACGGCAACGTTCTTTATAGCGTCAG GATAACAGTGACGGCTCAGTGCTCCATGGACTTCAGCAGTTTTCCTCTGGACACTCAGAACTGTTCTCTGGAGCTGGAGAGCT ATGCTTATAATGAAAACGACCTCATGCTGTACTGGAAGAACGGAAACGACTCTCTAAGAACCGATGAGATTGTTCTCTCGCAGTTCTTTATAGAAGAGTTTAACCCTTCCAATGGCCTGGCTTTCTACAGCAGTACCg GCTGGTACAACAGACTCTACATCAACTTCATCCTCAGGAGacacattttcttcttcatgcTGCAGACCTACTTTCCGACAATGTTAATGGTCGTGCTCTCCTGGGTGTCCTTTTGGATCGACAGACGGGCGGTGCCTGCTCGCGTCTCACTcg GAATCACCACCGTCTTGACCATGTCGACCATCATCACGGGCGTGTCGGCATCCATGCCCCAGGTGTCCTATGTAAAAGCGGTGGATATCTACCTGTGGGTCAGCTTCCTGTTTGTCTTCCTGTCGGTCATCGAGTACGCTGCTGTTAACTACTTCACCACTGTGGAAGaaatgaagaagatgaagaagggAAAG CTCTCCAGATTCGACGCTTCCCAGGCCATGGCCTTCGATGGCTGTTTCCATGACAACGATATCGAGCTCAGCACCTTCCCTCAGCTGACAGACCTCGGCGTGGAACCTCCCGTGTCCTCGCAGAACTCCAGCGTACCCGAGGCTCCTCCTGCACTGGGCACACGACTGCGGAAAACACAGCCTCTGTGCTTCCACCTCCAGCTGCTCATGAGCAACAGCTACATGATCGACTCGTACTCCAGGATCCTGTTTCCTCTCGCCTACCTCACCTTTAACATCATCTACTGGAGCATCTACACCTGA